Proteins co-encoded in one Desulfitobacterium hafniense DCB-2 genomic window:
- a CDS encoding methyltetrahydrofolate cobalamin methyltransferase — MLIVGELINTSRTEIKTAVLNRDAETIQQVAKAQEAAGATYLDVNCGNLVEQEIAAMGWLVDTIQEVSALPLSIDSPNPAALSEGLQRARHGQPMINSISNETARWQAVLPLVLEYRTKIIALCIEDSGMPKGLEDRLRIADSVINRLVQAGVPLEAIYIDPLVTPISTDQKTGKILLKVIRTIMEGYPGVHTICGLSNISYGLPARKVLNRLFMVQTMSAGMDSYILNPTDKGMLGSLKGSMALLGLDRHCRAYNNAYREGLYDHA, encoded by the coding sequence ATGCTCATTGTCGGAGAATTGATCAATACCAGTCGTACAGAAATCAAAACTGCTGTCTTAAACAGGGATGCCGAAACCATTCAGCAGGTGGCTAAGGCCCAAGAGGCAGCTGGAGCAACCTACCTTGATGTGAATTGCGGAAATTTAGTGGAACAGGAAATCGCCGCTATGGGCTGGCTTGTGGATACTATTCAGGAGGTATCGGCCTTACCCTTGAGTATCGACAGCCCCAACCCCGCAGCTTTAAGTGAAGGTCTGCAAAGAGCCCGGCATGGACAGCCCATGATCAACTCAATTTCCAATGAAACTGCCCGCTGGCAGGCTGTATTGCCCCTGGTTTTGGAATACAGGACCAAGATCATTGCCCTCTGCATTGAAGATTCAGGAATGCCGAAAGGGCTGGAAGATCGGTTGAGAATTGCCGATAGTGTTATTAATCGGCTTGTTCAGGCTGGAGTGCCCCTGGAAGCTATTTATATAGACCCCTTGGTGACTCCTATAAGCACGGATCAAAAAACCGGCAAAATACTTTTAAAGGTTATTCGAACTATTATGGAGGGTTATCCAGGCGTTCACACCATTTGTGGATTAAGCAATATCTCTTATGGATTACCTGCCCGCAAAGTTCTCAATCGTCTCTTCATGGTCCAAACCATGAGTGCGGGTATGGATAGTTATATTCTTAATCCTACGGACAAAGGAATGTTAGGCTCACTGAAAGGCTCAATGGCCTTGCTTGGACTGGATAGGCATTGCCGGGCCTACAATAACGCCTATCGGGAAGGGTTATATGATCACGCCTAG